The DNA region TCAGGCGACCTGCAGGACCTGCGTGGTCAGTGTTTGTGGCATCTGCGAGCAGTGAAACGCGGCCATATCGAGCAGTTCGCGCGCCAGCAAATCGCCAGCCTTGTCCTGATCGTAGCTGCCAGAGGCCAGTAGTGCGCCACCAAACACCTTGCGCAAGCCGGTGCGCAGCGCATCGGGCACCTGGTGGCCATAGCGCCACTCCGGTTCGACCAGACGCAGATAGGCCAGGCCACGTGCCTGGGCGGCCGCTGCCAGCTGCAGAATCGCATCACTCATGTCGATGCTTTCCAGTCCCCTGAATACGCCGACAGGAGACAGTGCCAGACCCAGCCGGGCTGCCGGGCACACCTGCAGTACCGCATCCATGACCTCCAGCACCAGGCGCACACGGTTTTCCACGCTGCCGCCATACATATCCTGACGTTGATTGCTCTCGGCAGACAGGAATTGATGCAGCAGATAGCCCTGCGCAGCATCGATTTCGACCAGATCGGCACCGGCTTCGAGCGCCATGGCGGCGGCGCGGCGGAAGTCATTCGGCAAGTCGGCGATTTCGGCCAGCAGCATGGTGCGTGCCTCGCTGCACAGGGTTCTCAGGATGTGGCCCTGGCTGTTCTCGATCGAGGTGAAGCTGGCAGCCTGTCCTGCAGTCGGCGCGATCGGCGCGACGCCATTCGGCTGCAGGCTTCGGTGTGATACCCGTCCGGCATGGGTCAGTGGTAACGCCAGCAGGCAACCCTGCTGATGTACACGCTGAATGAGGGCTTGCCAGGCTTTTTGTTGTGTCGGGTCATACAGACCTGGCATGCCACTGCGGGCATAGCCGGTCAGATTGACGGTGGCACTGCTGGCCAGCACCAGGCTGGCCGGGGCAAAGGCGGGGCCTTCGCCGTTTGGTACGCCACGCGCATCGGCGCGGAAGGCTGGGTGCCCCGAGTTGAGGGCAATGCGATTGGCTGCACGGACGGCACCAATGTGCAGGGGGGTATTCAGACTGATCGACTGCATGACTGACTCCTTCGGACGGGATGCGTGACGCATCATTCAAGATGGATGTCAGTCTAGGAATTCAGGCAGTGTTGCAGGATCAGACAAATCCCAATTGATTGAAAATGATCAACAATTGACGAGGCGGGGTAGCAGGGGCGGCGGTGCCGCCCCCTTGAGGATTACAGGGTCGGGTAGTCGGTGTAGCCTGCGGCACCGCCACCGTAGAAGGTGGAAGCGTCCGGGGCATTCAGCGCCGCGCCTTGCTGCAGGCGTTCGGCCAGATCCGGATTGGCGATGTAGCTGCGGCCGAAGGCCACGGCATCCACATAACCCTTGCCGATCATGGTTTCAGCCTTGCTGCCATCATAGCCGCCGGCAGCGATGATGACCCCCGGGTATTCGGCACGGACGGCCGCGCGGAAGGCTTCGGTCAGTGCCGGACCACCGGCCCAGTCGGGCTCGGACAGATGCAGGAAGGCCAGCTTGCGCTTGGCCAGTTCCTTGACCAGGTAATGCGCCATTTCTTCCTGGCCGACATCGGACAGACCATTGAAGATACCCAGCGGGGAGATGCGGATGCCAACCCGGTCTGCCGACCATTCGTCCACCACCGCATCGACGACTTGCAGTACCAGGCGGGCACGGTTTTCGATGCTGCCGCCATAGTCATCCGTGCGCTGGTTGGCTTGCGGCGACAGGAACTGTTGCAGCAGATAGCCGTGGGCGGCATGAATTTCCACCAGATCGAAGCCTGCGCGGCGCGCGTTGTCGGTGGCGCGGCGATAATCTTCCAGCAGATCTTCGATTTCCGAACGTTCCATGGCGCGCGGTTCGTCGCAAGGGACGCGTGCCAGTCCGCCATCGGCCGTGCGGATATTGGTGTTACTGTCGGCACGCAGTGCCGAGGGCGCCAGCGGCGCTTCGTTGTCCGGCTGCAGCGAGCGATGCGAGATTCGCCCCGTATGCCACAGTTGCAGCGCGATCAGCCCGCCTGACTGGTGGACGGCCGCGGTGACCGGCTGCCAGGCCTGTACCTGGGCTTCGCTGTAGATCCCCGGCGCACCGGCATAGCCTTTGGCGGTCGGGGAAATATGGGTCCCCTCGGCGATCAGCAGGCCGCCGCTGGCACGCTGGCGGTAATAGTCGACCGCCAGCGCGGTCGGCGTGTC from Paludibacterium sp. B53371 includes:
- a CDS encoding alkene reductase (FMN-linked; catalyzes the formation of N-ethylsuccinimide from N-ethylmaleimide); amino-acid sequence: MQSISLNTPLHIGAVRAANRIALNSGHPAFRADARGVPNGEGPAFAPASLVLASSATVNLTGYARSGMPGLYDPTQQKAWQALIQRVHQQGCLLALPLTHAGRVSHRSLQPNGVAPIAPTAGQAASFTSIENSQGHILRTLCSEARTMLLAEIADLPNDFRRAAAMALEAGADLVEIDAAQGYLLHQFLSAESNQRQDMYGGSVENRVRLVLEVMDAVLQVCPAARLGLALSPVGVFRGLESIDMSDAILQLAAAAQARGLAYLRLVEPEWRYGHQVPDALRTGLRKVFGGALLASGSYDQDKAGDLLARELLDMAAFHCSQMPQTLTTQVLQVA
- the nemA gene encoding N-ethylmaleimide reductase, producing the protein MSFDKLFTPLQVGAVTLKNRVVMAPLTRLRNTEPGDTPTALAVDYYRQRASGGLLIAEGTHISPTAKGYAGAPGIYSEAQVQAWQPVTAAVHQSGGLIALQLWHTGRISHRSLQPDNEAPLAPSALRADSNTNIRTADGGLARVPCDEPRAMERSEIEDLLEDYRRATDNARRAGFDLVEIHAAHGYLLQQFLSPQANQRTDDYGGSIENRARLVLQVVDAVVDEWSADRVGIRISPLGIFNGLSDVGQEEMAHYLVKELAKRKLAFLHLSEPDWAGGPALTEAFRAAVRAEYPGVIIAAGGYDGSKAETMIGKGYVDAVAFGRSYIANPDLAERLQQGAALNAPDASTFYGGGAAGYTDYPTL